ATTAGTGATTGGTAGAGATAGGTCAAGGCTTGTATGAAATTGCGCCTGTAAAATCTCTTCAATTTTCCACCATTCATCAGAAATGGAAATTAAAAAATTCAGCAATGTATCTGTATTTATTTCTTGTTTAATAGTGCTGATTTGTGGCAAATAGTAGACAACATCATTCTGAAAAACAGTACCTTTAGTTGGGCTAATTTGACCTGCAAGTATTTTTAATAAAGTTGATTTGCCTACTCCATTTTTACCTACTAAAGCAATGCGATCGCCCATACTAATACTCACCTGAACTTCTTGAAATAAAGTTCTTTCTACGCTGAATTCATAGGCTAAATTCTCAGCCAACAATATTGATTTATTCTGCATAATTGTCAAACCTCAATTCGCAAACTTGCACCTGCCAACGCACAAAAATTCCGGGCAGATTAGGCATATGAAAAAGTCAACCGCAGCAATTTTCTGAGCGGCTTGATGTAGAGATGAGTGATGAAAATATATTTAGCGCATGACTATTGTGAAGTAACCTTGTCAAACGTATCGTGTTTATTTGGCTTTGACATTTGTGGCTTTGGTACTACTTCATTTCAGCTATCTCGCTAGCGGGTGAGGTTTGATATTGGATACAGTGTAGCACAAAGGTATTTCGCAAAGATAGCGTTAGATGACTGCGATCGCCTGTTTTTGTCAAGTAGGGATGAGTGCGATCGTCTATTACTACCACACTGCTAAAATAAATCCATAACTAATTGATGCCATATCCATTCTATGACCATAGCTCAAGATAAGACATCTCAACAAGGCATCTGCCAAGATGTTATCTTTCCCCCTAGTGATTTATATAGTGATGAACCTCCCTTGGAAACTGAACTGCATCTACGACAAATAATCCTACTTCTCACATGTTTGGAATGGCTGTGGCGCGATAGAAGTGATTTCTATGCAGCGGGAAACTTGACTATTTACTACAGTCCGCATCAACGCAAATCTGAATATTTCCGAGGCCCAGACTTTTTTGTAGTGCTGGGATGTGAACGCAAAACCCGTAAAAGTTGGGTAGTGTGGGAGGAAAATGGTAAATATCCGAATTTGATTCTGGAAATACTTTCGGAATCAACAGCTAATACAGACAGAGGTTTAAAAAAAGAAATTTATCAAGATACTTTCCGCACCCCTGATTATTTTTGGTTTGATCCTTATAGCTTAGAATTTGCAGGATTTCATTTAGTAGATGGAGAATATCAACCTTTACAACCAAATGAACAAGGGCATTTGTGGAGTCATCAACTAGGGTTATATTTGGGAATTCATGAAGGTCTATTGCGGTTTTTTAGCCCAGGTGGCGGACTAGTACCAACACCTGAAGAAACGGCGGAACGTTTGGCTGCAAAGTTGCGTGAATTAAATATCGATCCAGATACAATTTAGATGACTGCGATCGCCTGTTTTTGTCAAGTGGGTATGAGTGCGATCGCCTAGTAACACACTGCTAAAATAAATCTATAACTACTTGATGCCATATCCATTCTATGACCATAGCTCAAGATAAGACATCTCAACAAGGCATCTGCCAAGATGTTATCTTTCCCCCTAGTGATTTATATAGTGATGAACCTCCCTTGGAAACTGAACTGCATCTACGACAAATAATTCTACTTCTCACATGTTTGGAATGGCTGTGGCGCGACAGAAGTGATTTCTATGCAGCGGGAAACTTGACTATTTACTACAGTCCGCATCAACGCAAATCAGAATATTTCCGAGGCCCAGACTTTTTTGTAGTGCTGGGATGTGAACGCAAAACCCGCAAAAGTTGGGTAGTGTGGGAGGAAAATGGTAAATATCCGAATTTGATTCTGGAAATACTTTCAGAATCAACAGCGAATACAGACAGAGGTTTAAAAAAAGAAATTTATCAAGATATTTTCCGCACCCCTGATTATTTTTGGTTTGACCCTTACACCTTAGAATTTGCGGGATTTCATTTAGTAGATGGAGAATATCAACCTTTACAACCAAATGAACAAGGGCATTTGTGGAGTCATCAACTAGGGTTATATTTGGGAATTCATGAAGGTCTATTGCGGTTTTTTACAACAGATGGACAACTAGTACCAACACCTGAAGAAACGGCAGTACAAGCAGAACAAAGGGCACAACAGGAAGCTGAAAAAGCAGAACGTTTGGCTGCAAAGTTGCGTGAATTAAATATCGATCCAGATACAATTTAGAATACTGCGATCGCCTGTTTTTGCAAAGTGGGTATGAGTGCGATCGCCTAGTAACACACTGCTAAAATAAATCTATAACTACTTGATGCCATATCCATTCTATGACCATAGCTCAAGAATTAGAATCTCAACAAGGCATCTGTTCAGATGTGATCTTCCCCCCAAGTGATTTATATAGTGATGAACCTCCCTTGGAAACTGAACTGCATCTACGACAAATAATCCTACTTCTCACATGTTTGGAATGGCTGTGGCGAGATAGAAATGATTTTTATGCAGCGGGAAACTTGACTATTTACTACAGTCCGCATCAACGCAAATCAGAATATTTCCGAGGCCCAGACTTTTTTGTAGTGCTGGGATGTGAACGCAAAACCCGTAAAAGTTGGGTAGTCTGGGAGGAAAATGGTAAATATCCGAATTTGATTCTGGAAATACTTTCGGAATCAACAGCGAATACAGACAAAGGTTTAAAAAAAGAAATTTATCAAGATACCTTCCGCACCCCTGATTATTTTTGGTTTGATCCTTACACCTTAGAATTTGCAGGATTTCATTTAGTAGATGGAGAATATCAACCTCTACAAGCAAATGAACAAGGGCATTTGTGGAGTCATCAACTAGGGTTATATTTGGGAATTTATGATGGACTATTGCGGTTTTTTAGCCCAGGTGGCGAACTAGTACCAACACCTGAAGAAACAGCAGAACAGTTAGAACAAAAAGCAGAACGTTTGGCTGCAAAACTGCGGGAGTTAAATATCGACCCAGATACAATTTAACCCAGATTTCACACCTTCAACTGATGGCTGATGACTGTGAACAGTGGGATCTTTTTTTATTTGTCAGTCTGTAAGCAGGTGCGTCGTTAGTAACAACGTAACGCACCGCAAAATAAAATATTACCTCATATCGTAGCCAAACAGATTTGGGTCAACTTCTCCTAACTGCAAATCGCCTAAACCATACTCTGTCCATCGTCTTTCTACCATCGCCGCTACATCAGCATCAGATTCCAAACTAGCACCCCATTCATGGTCTGTTTCCGGTGGAATCTTCGTGGTAGCATCAATTCCCATACGTCCACCTAAACCAATCTTTTCACTGGCAAAATCCAAAGTATCAAAGGGCGTGTTTGGTAAAATAAACACATCCCGTGTCGGGTCAACTTTGGAACTAATTGCCCAAACAACTTGACGCGGATCGCGAATATTTATGTCTTTATCCACGACAATGACAAACTTGGTGTAAGTAAATTGGGGTAATGCACTCCAAAATGCTAAAGCCGCCCTCCGCGCTTGTCCTGGATATGCTTTATCAATGGAAATAATCGCCGCTTTGTAACTCAAAGCTTCCATTGGTAAGAAGAAATCGACAA
Above is a window of Nostoc sp. UHCC 0702 DNA encoding:
- a CDS encoding Uma2 family endonuclease, translated to MTIAQDKTSQQGICQDVIFPPSDLYSDEPPLETELHLRQIILLLTCLEWLWRDRSDFYAAGNLTIYYSPHQRKSEYFRGPDFFVVLGCERKTRKSWVVWEENGKYPNLILEILSESTANTDRGLKKEIYQDIFRTPDYFWFDPYTLEFAGFHLVDGEYQPLQPNEQGHLWSHQLGLYLGIHEGLLRFFTTDGQLVPTPEETAVQAEQRAQQEAEKAERLAAKLRELNIDPDTI
- a CDS encoding Uma2 family endonuclease; protein product: MTIAQDKTSQQGICQDVIFPPSDLYSDEPPLETELHLRQIILLLTCLEWLWRDRSDFYAAGNLTIYYSPHQRKSEYFRGPDFFVVLGCERKTRKSWVVWEENGKYPNLILEILSESTANTDRGLKKEIYQDTFRTPDYFWFDPYSLEFAGFHLVDGEYQPLQPNEQGHLWSHQLGLYLGIHEGLLRFFSPGGGLVPTPEETAERLAAKLRELNIDPDTI
- a CDS encoding Uma2 family endonuclease, which translates into the protein MTIAQELESQQGICSDVIFPPSDLYSDEPPLETELHLRQIILLLTCLEWLWRDRNDFYAAGNLTIYYSPHQRKSEYFRGPDFFVVLGCERKTRKSWVVWEENGKYPNLILEILSESTANTDKGLKKEIYQDTFRTPDYFWFDPYTLEFAGFHLVDGEYQPLQANEQGHLWSHQLGLYLGIYDGLLRFFSPGGELVPTPEETAEQLEQKAERLAAKLRELNIDPDTI